A region of Arabidopsis thaliana chromosome 5, partial sequence DNA encodes the following proteins:
- the GolS10 gene encoding Nucleotide-diphospho-sugar transferases superfamily protein — MAPTEMNIERKVEADVAVIPNDGKRAYVTFLAGNQDYWMGVVGLAKGLRKVKAAYPLVVAMLPDVPKEHRQILVAQGCIIREIEPVYPPENQAGYAMAYYVINYSKLRIWEFVEYEKMIYLDGDIQVFSNIDHLFDTPSGYLYAVKDCFCEGSWSKTPQYKIGYCQQSPEKVRWPMNSLGHVPPLYFNAGMLVFEPNLLTYEDLLQTVQVTTPTSFAEQRYLQANPFDVQPRTSYALASSRMH; from the exons ATGGCACCAACGGAGATGAACATCGAAAGAAAGGTAGAGGCTGACGTGGCGGTGATTCCTAATGATGGAAAAAGGGCTTACGTCACTTTCCTAGCTGGTAACCAAGACTATTGGATGGGTGTGGTTGGTTTAGCCAAGGGACTTCGTAAGGTGAAAGCAGCTTATCCTCTTGTTGTGGCTATGCTCCCAGACGTACCGAAAGAACACCGTCAAATCTTGGTGGCTCAAGGATGTATCATCCGGGAGATTGAACCGGTTTATCCGCCGGAAAACCAAGCTGGTTATGCTATGGCTTATTACGTTATCAACTACTCCAAGCTTCGAATTTGGGAG TTTGTGGAATATGAGAAGATGATATATTTAGATGGAGACATACAAGTGTTTAGCAACATCGATCATCTATTTGACACTCCATCTGGCTACTTGTACGCCGTCAAAGACTGTTTTTGCGAGGGTTCTTGGTCAAAAACACCTCAATACAAGATTGGTTACTGCCAACAGTCGCCCGAAAAAGTGAGGTGGCCGATGAACAGTCTTGGTCATGTGCCGCCATTGTATTTCAACGCGGGTATGTTGGTCTTTGAACCAAATCTCCTCACTTACGAGGATCTTCTTCAAACTGTTCAAGTCACCACTCCTACTTCATTCGCCGAACAG AGATATTTACAAGCCAATCCCTTCGACGTACAACCTCGTACTAGCTATGCTTTGGCGTCATCCCGAATGCATTGA
- a CDS encoding craniofacial development-like protein (FUNCTIONS IN: molecular_function unknown; INVOLVED IN: biological_process unknown; LOCATED IN: cellular_component unknown; EXPRESSED IN: 22 plant structures; EXPRESSED DURING: 13 growth stages; CONTAINS InterPro DOMAIN/s: Craniofacial development protein 1/Bucentaur (InterPro:IPR011421); Has 333 Blast hits to 324 proteins in 149 species: Archae - 0; Bacteria - 18; Metazoa - 117; Fungi - 96; Plants - 49; Viruses - 0; Other Eukaryotes - 53 (source: NCBI BLink).) — protein MGSHEQSPENNGSSTVSKKVADIWQRMNEGVPNKRVNFVSTALPAKNSANSNWKSYLGVNVKKKDTCVSDVQKSVLNHSCSEEAKSIAAAALAAVRNATVTAAAASSRGKIEITEVKDFAGQEIEVKRLVEADSKEALERGNKGSSSSSAAPSAVDAVLEQIKKKQKLSVLDKTKKDWGEYKEEHKGVEDELDKYKKSSDQYLDKVGFLERADYRQFEKERDARLALQSKRRHDDV, from the exons ATGGGATCTCATGAGCAATCGCCTGAGAATAACGGTTCGAGCACTGTATCGAAGAAAGTTGCTGATATTTGGCAACGAATGAACGAAGGAGTTCCAAATAAACGTGTCAATTTCGTCTCAACCGCTTTGCCCGCTAAAAACTCAGCTAATAGC AATTGGAAAAGTTATCTCGGTGtgaatgtgaagaagaaggatactTGTGTTTCTGATGTACAGAAGAGTGTTTTGAATCATAGCTGTAGTGAGGAGGCTAAGAGTATTGCTGCAGCCGCTTTAGCTGCGGTGCGAAACGCAACTGTAACGGCTGCAGCTGCATCGAGCCGGGGCAAGATTGAG ATAACCGAGGTCAAAGATTTTGCGGGTCAAGAAATCGAAGTAAAGCGGTTAGTTGAAGCGGATTCAAAGGAAGCATTGGAGAGGGGAAACAAAggctcctcttcctcctcagCAGCGCCTTCAGCGGTTGATGCGGTTCTTGAGcagataaaaaagaaacaaaagctgagTGTTTTGGACAAGACGAAGAAAGATTGGGGAGAGTATAAGGAAGAACACAAAGGTGTTGAAGACGAGCTAGATAAGTACAAGAAAAGCTCGGATCAGTATCTCGACAAAGTTGGTTTCTTGGAGAGAGCTGATTACAGACagtttgagaaagagagagacgcTCGTTTAGCTCTTCAGTCCAAGAGAAGACACGATGATGTATGA
- the GolS10 gene encoding Nucleotide-diphospho-sugar transferases superfamily protein (Nucleotide-diphospho-sugar transferases superfamily protein; FUNCTIONS IN: transferase activity, transferring hexosyl groups, transferase activity, transferring glycosyl groups; INVOLVED IN: carbohydrate biosynthetic process; LOCATED IN: cellular_component unknown; EXPRESSED IN: male gametophyte; CONTAINS InterPro DOMAIN/s: Glycosyl transferase, family 8 (InterPro:IPR002495); BEST Arabidopsis thaliana protein match is: galactinol synthase 6 (TAIR:AT4G26250.1); Has 1045 Blast hits to 1044 proteins in 249 species: Archae - 0; Bacteria - 64; Metazoa - 246; Fungi - 211; Plants - 411; Viruses - 65; Other Eukaryotes - 48 (source: NCBI BLink).) encodes MAPTEMNIERKVEADVAVIPNDGKRAYVTFLAGNQDYWMGVVGLAKGLRKVKAAYPLVVAMLPDVPKEHRQILVAQGCIIREIEPVYPPENQAGYAMAYYVINYSKLRIWEFVEYEKMIYLDGDIQVFSNIDHLFDTPSGYLYAVKDCFCEGSWSKTPQYKIGYCQQSPEKVRWPMNSLGHVPPLYFNAGMLVFEPNLLTYEDLLQTVQVTTPTSFAEQPIPSTYNLVLAMLWRHPECIDLDQINVVHYCAKGSKPWRFTGEEEHMDREDIKMLVKKWWDIYEDTSLDYKTFVENESKLNPIVAALASKESGCDGLTSLAPSAAKSNP; translated from the exons ATGGCACCAACGGAGATGAACATCGAAAGAAAGGTAGAGGCTGACGTGGCGGTGATTCCTAATGATGGAAAAAGGGCTTACGTCACTTTCCTAGCTGGTAACCAAGACTATTGGATGGGTGTGGTTGGTTTAGCCAAGGGACTTCGTAAGGTGAAAGCAGCTTATCCTCTTGTTGTGGCTATGCTCCCAGACGTACCGAAAGAACACCGTCAAATCTTGGTGGCTCAAGGATGTATCATCCGGGAGATTGAACCGGTTTATCCGCCGGAAAACCAAGCTGGTTATGCTATGGCTTATTACGTTATCAACTACTCCAAGCTTCGAATTTGGGAG TTTGTGGAATATGAGAAGATGATATATTTAGATGGAGACATACAAGTGTTTAGCAACATCGATCATCTATTTGACACTCCATCTGGCTACTTGTACGCCGTCAAAGACTGTTTTTGCGAGGGTTCTTGGTCAAAAACACCTCAATACAAGATTGGTTACTGCCAACAGTCGCCCGAAAAAGTGAGGTGGCCGATGAACAGTCTTGGTCATGTGCCGCCATTGTATTTCAACGCGGGTATGTTGGTCTTTGAACCAAATCTCCTCACTTACGAGGATCTTCTTCAAACTGTTCAAGTCACCACTCCTACTTCATTCGCCGAACAG CCAATCCCTTCGACGTACAACCTCGTACTAGCTATGCTTTGGCGTCATCCCGAATGCATTGACCTCGACCAAATCAATGTTGTTCATTATTGTGCTAAa GGCTCAAAACCTTGGAGATTCACTGGAGAAGAGGAGCATATGGACCGAGAAGATATTAAAATGTTGGTGAAAAAATGGTGGGACATTTATGAAGACACGAGTTTAGACTACAAGACATTTGTTGAGAACGAGTCGAAGCTGAATCCGATCGTTGCAGCCTTGGCCTCTAAAGAATCAGGTTGTGATGGTCTTACTAGCCTCGCTCCTTCCGCCGCAAAATCAAATCCCTAA